From Penicillium psychrofluorescens genome assembly, chromosome: 1, one genomic window encodes:
- a CDS encoding uncharacterized protein (ID:PFLUO_001330-T1.cds;~source:funannotate), with product MAPYFGLRGTALNRAIIWLVVCPAFLTYGYNQGVMGGLLTLKSFAMTFPEMNTLTTHGASKHYNSNIQGTVVALYAVGGIFGSLSCIHLGDVLGRRRVIFITSGISIIGAVLMASSFSMAQFIVARLVIGFGTGGYVATVPVWQAEISKATKRGAHVVTDGIFIGAGIAISLWIDFGFYFVKGNSVSWRFPLALQILLSLMVMIFIMIFPESPRWLIKKGRVSEAREILAVLADDEPMSSQITDEIRDIEASLALSGSGSFKDLIKMGEQRLFHRTVLAALGQTFQQICGINLITIYATTIFQQYLGLDALQSRILAASMVLTQPLGGFLAFFTIDRLGRRPLMLWSAGGMAVSMAILAGTTSAPSNTGAVIVAVIFLFVFEFIFTVGYSGLTFLYATEVAPLQLRAAISAVSTGAVWIFNFLLAEVTPVGFDSIQWRYYIIFAVINAAIVPIVYFFFPETNGRSLEEIDEIFLQSRSIFDPPRLARSLPKMHVADNPSVDFDMTKDGEIDYADTKDAPKD from the exons ATGGCGCCTTACTTCGGCCTTCGCGGGACAGCGCTCAATCGGGCAATTATCTGGCTGGTCGTGTGCCCGGCATTCCTCACTTATGGATACAACCAGGGCGTTATGGGCGGCCTATTGACCCTCAAATCGTTTGCTATGACATTCCCTGAGATGAACACTCTTACCACCCACGGGGCGAGTAAACACTACAATTCGAACATCCAGG GAACGGTGGTCGCATTGTACGCAGTCGGAGGAATCTTCGGTTCCCTCTCTTGCATTCATCTGGGTGATGTGCTagggcggcggcgagtcATCTTCATTACCTCCGGTAtttccatcatcggcgccgttTTGATGGCTAGTTCTTTCTCAATGGCCCAATTCATCGTGGCCCGGTTGGTTATCGG ATTTGGCACAGGAGGTTACGTGGCGACGGTGCCAGTATGGCAAGCAGAGATTTCCAAGGCGACAAAGCGTGGCGCCCATGTCGTCACGGATGGAATCTTCATCGGTGCAGGTATTGCGATCTCTCTCTGGATTGACTTTGGCTTCTACTTTGTCAAGGGGAATTCGGTCTCGTGGAGGTTTCCTCTGGCTTTGCAGATCTTATTGTCTttgatggtgatgatctTTATCATGATCTTTCCCGAGTCTCCCCGATGGCTGATCAAGAAGGGCCGCGTGTCAGAGGCTCGGGAGATCCTGGCTGTCCTGGCAGACGACGAGCCGATGTCGTCGCAGATCACCGACGAAATCCGGGATATCGAGGCTTCTCTCGCCCTCTCCGGATCCGGATCGTTTAAGGATTTGATCAAGATGGGCGAACAGCGGTTGTTCCACCGTACGGTTCTCGCCGCCCTGGGCCAGACATTCCAGCAGATCTGCGGAATCAATCTGATCACTATCTATGCGACCACTATTTTCCAACAATATCTTGGCCTCGACGCGCTGCAGTCGCGTATTTTGGCAGCCTCAATGGTTCTTACACAGCCGCTAGGTggtttcttggccttctttACTATTGATCGACTAGGACGACGGCCGCTGATGTTGTGGAGTGCCGGTGGCATGGCCGTCTCGATGGCGATCCTCGCGGGTACGACATCAGCCCCTTCCAATACCGGCGCCGTGATCGTTGCTGTCATATTCTTATTCGTCTTTGAATTCATTTTCACGGTTGGCTATTCGGGGCTGACCTTCCTATACGCAACGGAAGTGGCACCTCTCCAGTTACGAGCTGCCATCAGTGCCGTCTCGACCGGTGCAGTTTGGATATTCAACTTTTTGTTGGCAGAAGTAACACCGGTCGGGTTTGACTCCATTCAGTGGCGGTACTATATCATCTTTGCTGTGATTAATGCCGCAATTGTGCCGATCGtatacttcttctttccagaAACCAATGGTCGTTCActcgaggagatcgatgAGATCTTCCTACAGTCTCGTTCTATTTTTGACCCGCCCCGTCTGGCGCGCTCCCTGCCGAAGATGCACGTGGCGGACAACCCCAGCGTGGATTTTGACATGACCAAAGATGGGGAGATCGATTATGCTGACACAAAAGATGCACCGAAGGACTAA
- a CDS encoding uncharacterized protein (ID:PFLUO_001326-T1.cds;~source:funannotate) — translation MQFFTTVLCLAATAVALPGSGNGVGNAGNGNVKFPISPQTTLAQGNNACGNDAKLSCCNKATYTHDINTANTGPLAGVLANALGGGPGGDGLGLFGQCQDLGVNAVDIVGLNQLIDQKCKQNIACCQNSPSTSNNNLVGVAVPCVALGSIL, via the exons ATGCAGTTCTTCACAACCGTCCTATGCCTTGCGGCTACCGCCGTGGCTTTGCCTGGCAGTGGCAACGGTGTCGGCAACGCTGGCAACGGCAATGTCAAGTTCCCCATCAGCCCCCAGACTACCTTGGCTCAGGGCAACAATGCTTGCGGTAATGATGCGAAGCTTTCGTGCTGCAACAAGGCAACCTACACCCATGATATCAACACGGCCAACACCGGTCCTTTGGCTGGAGTTCTGGCTAATGCCCTCGGCGGTGGCCCTGGGGGTGATGGTCTGGGTCTGTTTGGGCAGTGCCAGGACCTTGGTGTCAACG CTGTCGATATTGTGGGTCTGAATCAGTTGATCGACCAGAAGTGCAAGCAAAACATTGCCTGCTGCCAGAACTCGCCGTCGACTTCC AACAACaacctcgtcggcgtcgccGTTCCTTGCGTTGCCCTGGGTTCCATCCTGTAA
- a CDS encoding uncharacterized protein (ID:PFLUO_001328-T1.cds;~source:funannotate): MRLSLVALNALWGSSAVLTSPIQQRDYHEPTSKGFRMQHGFETVLVQPFGYDGFRVRAWPYRPPSGQEIGFIYDPPLEGPENGDAHGMSFDTAFNGNRSEELRNGNIVVRTSGWGGNPGGYRLAFYRMETNGSETLLTNEYAPLKSTNPRYYSWTGPGSEFGAEFSFSTTPDEQIYGTGTQQDHLVNKKGQTIDLINFNTHIPTPVFMSNKGYGFIWNMASEGRMEFGPLRNRFTAASATVVDYVIFSSAPSDYDTLQQRLSALTGRAPTPPDWSLGYIQSKLRYENQTEVELLAQHFHESRIPVSMIVIDYQSWAQQGDWALDPRLWPDVSEMAQQVKKLTNAEMMASLWPSVADNSVNYLDMISQGFLSATRTGPGTTDSWNGSYIRNYDSTNPAARRFLWDTLKRNYYDNGIKNFWIDQADGGSLGEGYENNGQSAYIQSIPFDLPDVLYAAGTQRSVGKLYPWAHQQAIEEGLRNVTSTDVGSACEHLSLSRSGYIGSQRFCSMIWSGDTTAVWETLSAQVASGLSAAATGWGWWTMDAGGFQADPTVWWSANIDTPEYRQLYLRWLQWATFLPFMRTHGSRECYFQDAYTCANEPWSYGEQNTPIIVSYIHLRYQLGAYLRTVFGQLHKTGRMIMRPLYMDFERSDPRVGQWTRMNTNVTTQQYMFGPRLLVSPVTLPNVTEWPVYLPRTADNATQPWTYWWTNQTYAGGQTVTVPAPVEHIPLFHLGKRADILNGNVFT; the protein is encoded by the exons ATGCGACTCTCCCTTGTGGCACTCAATGCCCTTTGGGGCTCGAGCGCAGTTTTGACGTCTCCCATTCAGCAGCGCGATTATCACGAACCCACTTCTAAAGGGTTTCGCATGCAGCATGGCTTTGAGACCGTGCTGGTACAACCATTTGGGTACGATGGCTTCCGTGTCCGAGCATGGCCGTATCGCCCGCCAAGTGGTCAGGAAATTGGATTCATTTATGATCCACCCCTTGAAGGGCCCGAAAATGGCGATGCCCATGGAATGTCTTTTGATACTGCGTTCAACGGCAACCGTTCCGAAGAGCTTCGTAATGGGAACATAGTCGTCCGTACTTCCGGCTGGGGCGGCAATCCAGGAGGCTATCGACTAGCCTTTTACCGAATGGAAACGAATGGCTCAGAGACCCTCCTCACAAACGAGTATGCACCACTCAAGTCGACCAACCCCCGCTATTACTCCTGGACCGGACCCGGCAGCGAGTTTGGCGCTGAATTCTCATTCAGTACCACGCCAGATGAGCAGATATATGGCACCGGTACGCAGCAGGACCACCTTGTCAACAAAAAGGGTCAGACCATCGATCTGATCAACTTCAACACCCACATCCCCACGCCAGTGTTCATGAGCAACAAAGGGTATGGATTTATCTGGAACATGGCTTCCGAAGGCCGCATGGAATTCGGTCCGCTGCGGAACCGATTTACTGCAGCTTCGGCGACAGTGGTTGACTACGTGATCTTCTCGTCGGCCCCCAGTGACTACGACACGCTGCAGCAGCGCCTTTCTGCGCTCACTGGGCGTGCACCAACTCCCCCGGACTGGTCTCTTGGTTATATACAATCCAA GCTTCGATATGAAAATCAGACTGAGGTGGAGCTTCTGGCTCAGCATTTCCATGAGAGCCGAATTCCAGTTTCGATGATTGTCATTGACTATCAGTCTTGGGCTCAGCAAGGTGATTGGGCTTTGGATCCACGCCTCTGGCCTGACGTATCGGAGATGGCACAGCAGGTGAAAAAACTGACCAACGCCGAGATGATGGCCTCCCTGTGGCCCAGCGTGGCGGACAACAGCGTGAACTACCTGGATATGATTTCCCAGGGATTCCTCTCCGCCACCCGCACCGGCCCAGGCACTACGGATTCGTGGAATGGATCCTATATTCGCAACTATGACTCCACAAACCCGGCAGCACGCCGCTTCTTGTGGGACACATTGAAGCGGAATTATTATGATAACGGTATCAAGAACTTTTGGATTGACCAGGCCGATGGAGGCTCCCTGGGTGAGGGATACGAGAACAACGGCCAAAGCGCCTATATCCAGTCAATCCCTTTCGACTTGCCTGATGTGCTGTACGCTGCTGGCACCCAGCGTAGCGTTGGCAAGCTTTATCCGTGGGCCCACCAGCAGGCCATCGAAGAGGGCTTGCGCAATGTCACTTCTACCGATGTAGGGTCTGCCTGTGAACATCTCTCCCTGAGCCGATCTGGATATATCGGCTCCCAACGATTCTGCAGTATGATCTGGTCTGGCGACACGACTGCAGTGTGGGAGACCCTGAGCGCGCAAGTGGCCAGCGGGTTGTCCGCCGCAGCCACTGGCTGGGGTTGGTGGACCATGGATGCAGGTGGTTTCCAGGCCGATCCGACGGTGTGGTGGAGTGCCAACATCGACACGCCAGAATATCGCCAGCTGTATCTCCGCTGGTTGCAGTGGGCGACTTTCCTCCCCTTCATGCGCACCCACGGCTCCCGCGAATGCTACTTCCAGGATGCATATACCTGCGCAAATGAGCCCTGGTCCTACGGCGAACAGAACACACCTATCATTGTCTCCTACATCCATCTACGATATCAGTTGGGGGCCTACCTGCGCACAGTTTTCGGCCAGCTGCACAAGACGGGTCGCATGATCATGCGCCCGCTGTACATGGACTTCGAGCGTAGTGATCCACGCGTCGGCCAGTGGACACGGATGAACACCAATGTGACTACCCAGCAGTATATGTTCGGGCCACGATTGTTGGTGAGCCCGGTGACGCTCCCGAACGTGACGGAGTGGCCGGTCTACCTGCCACGGACAGCAGACAATGCGACCCAGCCGTGGACGTACTGGTGGACCAACCAAACCTATGCCGGCGGCCAAACGGTCACTGTTCCAGCGCCTGTGGAGCACAtccctctcttccatctgGGTAAACGCGCGGACATCCTCAATGGAAACGTCTTCACGTAA
- a CDS encoding uncharacterized protein (ID:PFLUO_001327-T1.cds;~source:funannotate) yields MYDKEADVVRLEVAPASIRLRPEAGQYYFLYQPFRLTGWESHPFTVGAWSYELGPFKGPSAKLLGKSNGSLDISQVPLLYGDDGIQGSLEEASDTNSSPALKLIFWIRPYDGWTRQLRHQCLKSPTRATDARILLEGPYGGTFPLWRYEFVLMIVGGTGIAFAVPYIQDHLLRSAEDWSSQSPEKEKTQIQDIELIWSGRQAAFFRDVAYGELKPALGREEFRASFYSTATAEAPPEDLAAIGCKIKSGRPELLSLILQRARDATNAGASLAIVVCGPVGMAREARAATHFAMRQGYQSIKYVEESFTW; encoded by the coding sequence ATGTATGATAAAGAAGCCGATGTGGTGCGTTTAGAAGTAGCACCCGCATCAATACGCCTACGACCAGAGGCCGGGCAGTATTACTTCTTGTACCAGCCGTTTCGACTTACAGGGTGGGAGAGCCATCCGTTTACGGTCGGCGCTTGGTCTTATGAGCTCGGTCCATTCAAGGGACCATCTGCAAAGTTACTGGGGAAATCGAACGGATCGCTAGACATTTCACAAGTGCCCCTTCTCTATGGCGATGACGGGATCCAAGGCTCACTGGAAGAAGCAAGTGACACGAATAGCAGCCCAGCATTGAAGTTGATTTTTTGGATTCGCCCGTATGATGGATGGACACGTCAACTTCGTCATCAATGTTTGAAATCGCCCACACGAGCAACTGATGCAAGGATCCTTCTGGAAGGACCGTATGGGGGCACCTTTCCCCTTTGGCGATATGAATTCGTTCTCATGATAGTCGGTGGAACCGGCATTGCGTTTGCTGTGCCCTACATCCAagatcatcttcttcgctcAGCTGAGGATTGGAGTAGCCAAAGCcccgaaaaagaaaagactCAAATCCAGGATATTGAGCTTATCTGGTCCGGACGACAAGCGGCTTTCTTCCGAGATGTGGCATATGGGGAATTGAAGCCTGCTCTGGGCCGAGAGGAGTTCCGTGCTTCATTTTACAGCACGGCGACTGCTGAGGCGCCTCCAGAGGATTTAGCTGCTATCGGATGCAAGATTAAATCAGGAAGACCCGAACTTCTATCACTCATTCTCCAGCGCGCCCGGGATGCAACCAACGCTGGTGCTAGTCTAGCCATTGTCGTATGTGGTCCGGTGGGCATGGCAAGAGAGGCGCGAGCAGCGACCCATTTTGCCATGCGGCAGGGATACCAGTCGATCAAATATGTCGAGGAATCCTTCACATGGTAG
- a CDS encoding uncharacterized protein (ID:PFLUO_001332-T1.cds;~source:funannotate) yields the protein MDDSHGKAISTVTAVFLAISAVSVCLRCFVRLHLVRAFGWDDSMMLLAMAFNLAFAVCGIVGCQYGMGRELAYFIVYPEDFPRAMLCWWLGQIFYVVTCVAAKLSIIITLLRITVERIYAWVLYGAIALATGVGLVFLFFTIFQCQPVDFFWNRDSEQGTCIDSDVLIAIAYLYSVGAAITDLTIGLLPVALIWNLRMSRRNKQAIMGILGIGCIASAAVIVRIPFIRHYKDRQFLYNTYQISIWSNIEAGLGITAGCLTTLRPLVRFFREGSSAYQSPNRKAGTYALSNNMPSGIVRASHLKQDDRSDMHHLWSLDENDDYHGVTTTIMGSRNPKQTSSSEEDLNPSHPGWKVERSVHISVQDAD from the exons ATGGACGACAGTCACGGCAAGGCAATTTCGACGGTGACAGCCGTCTTTCTCGCAATTTCAGCTGTCAGTGTTTGCCTGCGATGTTTTGTACGCCTCCATCTCGTGCGGGCGTTTGGGTGGGATGACAGTATGATGTTACTTGCAATG GCCTTTAATCTCGCCTTCGCGGTTTGTGGCATTGTTGGGTGTCAATACGGGATGGGCAGGGAGTTAGCCTACTTTATTGTCTACCCGGAAGACTTCCCCCGAGCGATGCTG TGCTGGTGGTTGGGCCAGATTTTCTATGTGGTGACCTGTGTTGCCGCCAAACTctcgatcatcatcaccctgtTACGCATCACAGTCGAACGCATCTACGCCTGGGTCCTTTATGGCGCCATCGCTCTGGCTACTGGCGTGGGCCTTGTGTTTCTCTTCTTTACTATCTTCCAATGCCAACCGGTTGACTTCTTCTGGAATCGGGACTCGGAGCAGGGGACTTGTATTGACTCGGACGTGTTGATTGCAATCGCATATCTATACAGTGTTGGTGCCGCCATTACCGACCTGACTATCGGGCTTCTCCCGGTGGCGTTGATCTGGAATCTGCGGATGAGCCGTCGCAACAAACAAGCTATAATGGGCATCCTGGGAATTGGCTGCAT TGCAAGTGCTGCCGTCATCGTTCGGATTCCTTTCATTCGTCATTATAAGGACAGGCAATTCCTCT ACAATACTTACCAAATCTCCATCTGGTCCAACATCGAGGCCGGCCTGGGCATCACCGCCGGCTGTCTCACAACACTACGACCCCTCGTCCGATTTTTCCGCGAAGGTTCCTCCGCATACCAGAGTCCCAATCGCAAAGCCGGCACGTACGCTCTCTCCAACAACATGCCATCCGGCATTGTCCGAGCTTCGCACCTGAAACAGGACGATCGTAGCGACATGCACCATTTGTGGTCCCTCGATGAAAACGACGATTACCACGGGGTAACAACGACTATCATGGGCAGCCGAAACCCGAAACAGACTAGCAGCAGTGAAGAAGATCTTAACCCCAGCCACCCAGGTTGGAAAGTTGAGCGATCCGTTCACATCTCGGTGCAAGATGCCGACTGA
- a CDS encoding uncharacterized protein (ID:PFLUO_001329-T1.cds;~source:funannotate), translating into MGGGDHIPLTVSGQDSSLDQNPQLHAVIDLGSNGIRCSISDLSSPATRVLPTAHFHRINISLYEAQIESKTGERIPIPQSVIDRVVSGIVRFQIICVEMGVPSQNIRIIATEATRTAINSAAFVDAIFNKTGISVQALRKEEEGIVGAWGIASSFSDVEGLALDLGGGSMQMTWIISHSGNVHMSPRGSVSFPYGAAALTQKLADLERGKSKKEAQKAREQFRHEMASKFREAFDSLDVPEALLKRAREQGGFPLYLSGGGFRGWGYLLLYLHQTRGRSYPISIINGYSARKADFEDTETLKEVARTAHTIFRVSDRRRQQVPSVAFLVNVLAESLPHGIREAHFCQGGVREGVLFREMLPVVRQQDPLEVATACYAPPSAQGIASLLLASLPRPSSTRSVASSITVHLVQAFANALYVHATMSKELSSSAALYSTSTGIMSSTHGIPHSHRALLALMLQERYGGELPPRDMDFKSHLQAILAPDEVWWTRYLGKLGLVLAQLYPTGSIDTSKPRITPAARWANDFGKKKNKEGVRLEIAIQTVDYDPTHLKDELDRDVQKIEKVGKRKNWIGGRDGWGMKVQVSVVEEDILATHRES; encoded by the exons ATGGGAGGTGGTGACCACATTCCACTCACAGTATCTGGCCAGGACTCCAGTCTTGACCAAAATCCACAGCTGCATGCTGTGATCGACTTGGGCAG CAATGGCATCCGCTGCTCCATTTCAGAcctttcttccccagcaACCCGGGTGTTGCCGACTGCTCACTTTCACCGAATAAATATCTCTCTCTATGAGGCTCAGATCGAGTCCAAAACTGGGGAGCGCATCCCAATCCCGCAGTCTGTGATCGACCGGGTAGTCAGCGGCATTGTCCGTTTCCAGATTATCTGTGTCGAAATGGGTGTGCCGTCTCAGAATATTCGCATCATCGCTACAGAGGCTACTCGGACGGCGATCAATAGTGCCGCGTTTGTCgatgccatcttcaacaAGACTGGTATTTCAGTACAGGCGCTACggaaagaggaggaaggcattGTTGGTGCGTGGGGCATTGCTAGCAGCTTTTCAGATGTCGAGGGTCTGGCACTGGATTTGGGCGGTGGGAGCATGCAAATGACCTGGATCATCTCCCACTCAGGGAATGTGCATATGAGTCCGCGGGGGTCGGTCAGTTTCCCGTATGGCGCAGCAGCATTGACCCAGAAGCTCGCCGATCTGGAGCGTgggaagagcaagaaagaagcacAGAAGGCCCGAGAGCAATTCCGGCATGAAATGGCCAGCAAATTCCGGGAGGCGTTCGACTCTCTGGATGTCCCCGAGGCTCTGCTGAAGAGGGCTCGGGAGCAGGGAGGATTTCCGCTATATTTGTCGGGCGGCGGCTTCCGAGGCTGGGGATATCTCCTGCTGTATCTGCATCAGACACGCGGTCGCAGTTATCCCATCTCCATAATCAATGGCTATTCCGCACGCAAGGCAGACTTTGAAGACACCGAGACTCTCAAGGAGGTTGCTCGCACCGCCCACACGATTTTCAGGGTGTCCGATCGCCGGCGCCAACAAGTGCCATCGGTTGCATTCTTAGTGAATGTACTCGCCGAATCGTTGCCCCACGGCATTAGGGAAGCCCATTTTTGCCAGGGAGGCGTCCGAGAAGGCGTGCTGTTTCGTGAGATGTTGCCCGTCGTCCGTCAACAGGATCCTCTCGAGGTTGCAACCGCTTGCTATGCACCTCCATCAGCACAAGGCATTGCCTCACTCCTGCTGGCTTCACTTCCCCGACCTTCTTCAACTCGGTCTGTCGCCTCCTCCATCACCGTGCATCTCGTCCAGGCATTTGCAAATGCCCTCTACGTGCACGCGACCATGTCCAAAGAACTATCTTCTAGCGCTGCTCTCTATAGTACCAGCACGGGTATCATGTCCTCCACTCATGGGATCCCTCATTCTCATCGTGCTCTTTTGGCGTTGATGCTCCAAGAGCGATACGGCGGGGAACTACCGCCTCGCGACATGGACTTCAAATCTCACCTGCAGGCGATCCTCGCCCCGGATGAGGTCTGGTGGACTCGATACCTGGGAAAGCTGGGTCTTGTTTTAGCCCAGCTTTATCCAACCGGGTCCATTGATACGTCTAAGCCGCGCATCACCCCTGCGGCCCGATGGGCAAATGATTTtggaaaaaagaaaaacaaggaGGGAGTTCGACTGGAGATTGCAATTCAAACAGTGGATTATGACCCGACACATTTGAAAGATGAACTGGATCGAGATGTGCAGAAAATTGAGAAAGTTGGTAAACGGAAGAATTGGATTGGTGGAAGGGACGGCTGGGGAATGAAAGTCCAGGTCTCcgtcgtggaggaggacatTCTGGCCACGCATCGAGAGTCATGA
- a CDS encoding uncharacterized protein (ID:PFLUO_001331-T1.cds;~source:funannotate): MPIPVPKSDSLVELLSLKGKVVVVTGASGPRGMGIEAARGCAEMGADVAITYASRAAGGEKNAKELQEKYGVKVKAYKCDVGNWESVSSFVDTVVKDFGKIDAFIANAGRTASSGVLDGSVQDWEEVIQTDLTGTFHCAKAVGAHFKKRGTGSFVITSSMSGLIANYPQEQTSYNVAKAGCIHMARSLANEWRDFARVNSISPGYIDTGLSDFVDQETQNLWLSMIPMNRNGQAKELKGAYVYLCSDASTYMTGNDMRIDGGYCVR; the protein is encoded by the coding sequence atgcctATCCCCGTCCCCAAATCCGATAGCCTAGTGGAACTCCTCAGCCTCAAGGGCAAGGTTGTGGTCGTCACTGGAGCTTCAGGACCCCGCGGAATGGGCATCGAAGCAGCTCGCGGGTGCGCTGAAATGGGCGCCGACGTGGCCATCACGTATGCTTCTCGTGCAGCGGGCGGAGAAAAGAACGCCAAGGAGCTCCAAGAGAAATACGGCGTGAAGGTGAAGGCCTACAAATGCGATGTCGGAAACTGGGAGAGCGTCAGCAGCTTTGTCGATACAGTGGTCAAGGACTTTGGCAAGATCGATGCGTTCATCGCCAATGCCGGCCGCACCGCAAGCAGCGGCGTTCTTGACGGCTCGGTCCAGGACTGGGAGGAGGTGATCCAGACGGACTTGACGGGTACCTTCCACTgcgccaaggccgtcggTGCTCATTTCAAGAAGCGTGGCACCGGCAGTTTCGtcatcacctcgtccatgTCCGGCCTGATCGCCAACTACCCTCAGGAGCAGACCTCTTACAACGTCGCGAAAGCAGGCTGCATCCACATGGCGCGTTCGCTGGCCAACGAGTGGCGCGACTTTGCCCGTGTCAACAGTATCTCCCCTGGCTACATTGATACGGGCTTGTCGGACTTTGTGGACCAAGAGACTCAAAACCTCTGGCTTTCTATGATTCCGATGAACCGTAACGGTCAGGCTAAGGAGCTCAAGGGCGCCTACGTGTATCTGTGCAGTGATGCGAGCACCTACATGACCGGTAATGACATGCGCATTGACGGAGGATACTGCGTGCGGTAA
- a CDS encoding uncharacterized protein (ID:PFLUO_001325-T1.cds;~source:funannotate), whose translation MSEPSAIEVGETRDSAQKAPQEDVEKMNSPSTEAPASSRGYSRASVVLMVVFSGLAIGSDGFNASIIGNVELLMEVIYPKSFTTAVAARLSNAFMVGMIIGMLSFGYISDKLGRKTGAVLTTIILVLGIALSAGASGLTDDGMFWMLIIARGIAGVGAGGEYPVAGAGAAEATDEAPGIRKHRGFIFAMIGDLSASLGFAFGALVPLLLLLCFHQQVQHYEAVWRVALVMGVIPPLSIFWFRYRMVMSSAYRKSSMKKQRIPYWLVLKKYWRPLLGVSGSWFIYNYISYPFGLFSSTIVGRVNPSSSLALTMAWGTLINCFYIPGAFIGGFLSDRIGRRRTMALGYLLQAILGFVLGGALGPIQTKLPLFIVLYGIFLTLGEVGPGSTIVLTASESFPTAVRGHAVGLAAAFSKAGAAIGTQVFKPILASWGSDETRGTQAVFLIGSGFAVLGALLAWFVLQDSDKILDHGDQEWKDYLAAHGYEHVEWGVEDTSIPEEVKNLE comes from the exons ATGAGCGAACCATCGGCGATCGAGGTCGGGGAGACACGCGACTCAGCCCAGAAGGCGCCCCaggaggatgtcgagaagATGAATTCTCCGTCTACGGAAGCTCCTGCGTCCAGTCGTGGGTATTCAAGGgcctcggtggtgttgatggtaGTGTTCAGTGGCCTGGCAATTGGATCAGATGGCTTCAACGCGTCGATCATCGGCAACGTGGAGTTATTGATGGAGGTCATATACCCGAAGTCTTTCACGACCGCTGTGGCCGCTCGACTGTCCAATGCGTTCATGGTTGGCATGATTATTGGCATGCTGAGCTTCGGCTACATTTCTGACAAGCTTGGCCGCAAGACCGGCGCcgtcctcaccaccatcattctggttctggggATTGCGTTGAGCGCGGGTGCCAGTGGACTGACTGATGATGGCATGTTTTGGATGTTGATAATTGCACGCGGGATCGCAGGAGTCGGGGCGGGAGG GGAATATCCAGTGGCAGGCGCTGGTGCTGCAGAAGCCACCGATGAGGCACCGGGCATTCGTAAACACCGAGGCTTCATTTTCGCCATGATCGGCGATCTATCCGCTTCCCTTGGCTTTGCCTTTGGTGCACTCgttccgctgctgctgctgttgtgCTTTCATCAGCAGGTCCAGCACTATGAGGCCGTATGGCGGGTTGCCTTGGTCATGGGTGTCATTCCTCCCTTATCAATCTTCTGGTTTCGCTACCGGATGGTCATGAGCTCGGCCTACCGGAAAAGCTCCATGAAGAAGCAGCGAATCCCCTACTGGCTTGTGTTGAAGAAGTATTGGCGCCCCTTGCTCGGTGTATCTGGATCCTGGTTCAT TTACAATTACATCTCGTATCCCTTCGGGTTGTTCTCGTCGACCATCGTCGGACGGGTTAacccttcatcttctctgGCTCTCACAATGGCATGGGGAACATTGATTAATTGTTTCTACATACCGGGCGCTTTTATTGGTGGCTTCTTGTCCGATCGCATTGGGCGCCGCCGAACAATGGCACTAGGATATTTGCTACAGGCAATCCTCGGATTCGTCTTGGGTGGGGCATTGGGACCCATCCAGACGAAGCTGCCACTATTTATTGTTCTCTATGGGATTTTCCTCACACTTGGAGAGGTCGGTCCTGGTTCTACGATCGTTCTGACCGCAAGCGAGAGCTTCCCAACCGCCGTTCGTGGCCATGCAGTGGGACTGGCAGCAGCCTTTAGTAAAGCCGGAGCTGCCATTGGCACGCAAGTTTTCAAGCCGATCTTGGCAAGCTGGGGAAGTGATGAGACTCGTGGAACACAAGCTGTGTTTCTGATCGGTTCGGGCTTTGCTGTCCTCGGAGCACTTCTGGCGTGGTTTGTCCTGCAGGACAGCGACAAAATCCTTGACCACGGCGATCAAGAATGGAAGGATTACCTTGCTGCTCATGGCTACGAGCATGTCGAATGGGGAGTGGAAGATACTTCAATCCCAGAGGAAGTCAAAAATTTGGAATAA